Part of the Propionispora vibrioides genome, CAAAGAGGCAGAAGGAACACGTTCTGCTTCGTCCGTAGTTATATATGAAATAAAGCAGGAATTATTTTCTATCAGCAGAAATCTATATGCAATCAGTGAGTAGGCTTTACGCTTCATTTCATTTTAGGAGGACAGCTTGTGAATAATTTCTATGATTCATCATCCGAAATTCTGACTGCACAAACTGATCTTTACGACGAAAAAGGAATTTTGCTGATTGCCAAAGGCATGTCGGTAACCAGGAAGGTCTTTGAAAAATTACAAACCAGAAATGTCGTACGACCATCCAAAGTTTTGCCTGCTGACATTCAGGCAGACTCCATTCTAACGGGTCCGGAAAAATCAGAATATCAAATTGACCAAATTTTTACTGATGATGATGTAGTTTCGCTGGCGACCCGTATTACTCAGCAGGCGGTAGACACCATGAAAAGTAATTCTCACTTACAAACGAGAATGCGAGAATTTGTCCTGAATCAGGCCTGGGTCTATGATCATTCGCTGAATGTTGCCCAGCTGTCCACGCAAGTTGCGCTTAAGCTCACCATGCCGGCGGACGAAGTTTTTATGGTTTCACTGGGAGCTTTACTGCATGATATTGGCCGTACCATTACGGAAAACGCTACAACATCGTTTGTTTTGAATAATGATGATCTCGTTGGCTCCTCGGTCAAACATCATCCGGTTATCGGCAGCAACTTGTTGCGGAAGGCGGGATTACCTGAATCGGTATGTCTAGTCGCGCTTCAGCATCATGAACGTTTTTCCGGCAGGGGTTATCCCAGAGGTTTGGCCCATGAAGAAACGCATCCACATGCTCAAATCGTTATGCTGGCAGACTCGTTTGAGGCTCTGACAACCAGGCGTTTTAAAAATAAGACGCTTAGTATTGCCGAAGGCCTTGATATTGTGGAGCGTGGCCGTGGCACCAATTTTAATCCGGACATTCTGGATGCACTGACCGGTTTGTTTCAAGACCAGATTTGATCTGGATTGCCATGAGCCGCAAGAAGACACTCTTTTTGCTTTCTCCGGGAAACTTTTTACCTGTTGAAAAAACACCCCGGATATGCTTGCTTATTTAGCGGGATAGAAAGGTTTTGAGGGGAGAGGCGTTATGATAAACTCAGTGGAAATGCGCAGAAGTATTAGAAAATATAAGGATAAAGCTGTCCCGAATGAAAGTATTATCCAGATCATGGAGAATGCAAGACTGGCTCCATCGGGGAGCAATACTCAGCCTTGGCATTTTATCGTTGTAAAAGAAGAAGTCACTAAACAAAAAATAGCAGAGATATCCCATAATCAAAAATGGATGTTATCTGCTCCTGTTTTTATTGTGTGTATTGCAGATATTCGGTCGAGAATAAAGGAAGAAGTCGAGTTAAGGCTGGATGAAAATAGCCCGGAAGAAGAGGTTAAGCAAATTATAAGGGACACCTCTATTGAGCAGTGGTAAGCAAATTAGCAACTAAGTGGAGTTAATTAATGCAGCAAAAAAGTACCGGTCAATATAGGGATATCCCGGTGCTGTATTTTGGGGAAGTCTGCTAACAAGGAAGAATTTAGCGATATTATGTCAGTTTTTCCAAAACAGAAGAAATTAGCACCCTTTACTTTATTAAGAATAGTATATTATGTAACCTAATTAATTTGTAAAGGAGTGTTCTAATGAGTAATTCTGTGGAAAGAGGCCATAAGGTAGAAGTAAAGTGGGATCATTGTCAATGCTGTTGCCCAAAGTGTGAGCATAAGTATTCACACCATTGTCCTAAGTGTCATCATGAATGCCATGTAGAATGGGATAAATGCCCGCATTGTGGTCATGATTTTGACCATCATAAAAAGTGTCCTAAGTGTGAACACGAATGGGATGATTACTACTAAAAGCACTATGCCTCCTGACAGAAGTTCTTTAGAATCTTGATCCGTAGTTTGTTAGAATTGAAATGTAGTTTGGCTAAATAGATGAAATAACTGATAGGGTGGAGTAGGTGGACGGCCCCCGCATCAAAAAAACCTTCCGGCGATTGCCGGAAGGTTTTTTATAGTATATACCTATGTTTCTGGAATTCTCAATTGCTAGTTGTTTTTTTAGGTTAGTCCTGTTTTTCGGAATGTATTTCAAAAGTCGACGGCGCAGAGTTGTCGATAATTTGATCATAGCGGATTTAAGTAAAGCAATTGAGTTAAAGCCGGATTTTATTTATCCTTAGGCTGTCCGGGGCAATGCGTATTCCGACAAGGGAGAGTATGATTTGGCCTTGGCAGATTTCGATAAAGTCATTGAACTGGATGCTCATTATGCAAAGGCTTATTATTTTAAGGGCCTGACGTTAAATGGCATCAAACGAAAGCAGGAAGCTCTGGAGAATTATAGAAAATTTCTTCAGTATGCCAAACCTGATGATATGGAAATAATATGGTGAAAAAGAACATTAAGGAAAATGAAGAAGAGTTGCAGCAGTGACCTTTATAGCCAGGGTTTTTGGTGGAATATCTGTCAAGGGAGAGAGTCTCTGTCTTTGGGCCATAAGCCGGATGCTTTTTTATTTACCAATCTTCTGATTAATCTTGTCAATTAGGTCTTGTTTTTCTAGATCATCAGCCGTCGGAGTCATGATTAATTGGTCGCCGATATAGATGGCGCCACCGTCTCCCTCATAAGCAGTTGCAAGATCGTTTTTATGGTATACGCGGGCAAGATTGCCGGCGATTAGATAAGCCCGTTCCTCTGCCGTAAGCTGGTCTGTTTTTACAGGTGTCAGGACATCTTGACCGTTAATTTGCACAGTCTTGTCATTTCTCACGGAAATATGGCCGCCGCTGTAATCGGTAAGCCGTTTGGCAAAGTTTTTAATGCGGTCAGAAGTCCGTGGATGATTGTTGGGACTGACAACCCGGCCCAAGCCTTCATGCCATAATTCACCGAGCTGGGCGCGGAGCTTAACCATGGCCGCTGCGCCGCCGCCGGGATTATAGCCTGCAGCGACGGCATTGTCAAAGCCTGAATTGTCGGCGTTCCATTCCTCCTGCATGGTGATGACTTCATTGGTAACATAATTAGCAGCCGCGATACCAAGCACTTCACTGGTCAGATTGGAATTGTCCTTTAAGTACAAGTCTACCATTAAACCGAGGCCCATTACCTTCTTTGTTCCCTCGACAGGATCCTTATGTTCGCCATGACTCATTTCGTGCCCCAATACCGCCGCTAATTCATCTTCATTCAGCGTTTCAACGGTGCCTCTGTTCACCGCAATAACCCTGCCGAGTGTACAAAAAGCATTGAATTTTTTATCAGGAGTTATGTATACGGCATAGTGGTTTCTGATAAGCCCGTTTGACATTAAATGGCGAGCTATATTCCTTACATAGGTATCCATTTCGTCATTTTCATATACGCCGGTCTGTTTTTGGGTTTGTTTAAGCAAATCTTCCTGATGATGGTCATTAAGACTGTTTAATTGGTTGTTCATGTAGGCAAAGGCAACAGTGCCATAAAATAACGTCTGGCCGAACGAAGCCGCTTCCGCCGGTATGGTTACTTGAAAGATAAAAAAGGCTGCTAAAAAAATGCTGGATAATCTTTTTAACATTTGATGCCACACAGTAATACCTCCAGGTTGCTCTGTTAAGTTTTAGGGAGCTTATCTTTCAATAGCGATAAGCTCCGGGTTGAATAAATTATGGTTATTTTCTGTTTGGAACCACCGTAGTCCTGCACTGAATCATAATATATTTTATTCATAAACAAACCGGGTAAGCGATAAACAGCTAATTATTGACTTATAACTTTCCGGCAGTTTGGTTTCGAAAATTCTTCTTGCTATAGAGTTTGGTTAAACGAGTGGTAAATAAATAAGTGAGACTCACTTGAATCGGCAGCATGAGCAGGGCTTTAATCAATCTGCTGCCAAGAATAGTTGACGCCGCTTTTTGATAAAGGATTGTCAGCCATAAAGTATTAAGGCCCAGGTCGATAAAGAAAAAAACAGCCATTGCGGCGACGATTATTCTTAAAAGTGACAGCCGCGTCCGATATAAGGCAAGTCCGTAAAACAAACCGGACAGAAAGGCGCTTAGCGTGAAGCCGGGGAAATATAAGCCGGGCGTGAAAATCAGGCAGCCGAGGATATCCGCCGCCGCTGCCGTGATGGCCGCCTTTAACGGGCCGAAACGCATGGCAAAGACGGCAACCGGTAAAAAACTGAGACTGATCCGGACAAAGGGGGTCTGGATTGCCAGGATATGGGTAAGGATGATGATGAGAGCAATAAAGACTGCCGAAATAATGAGTTCTGTTATGGTATAGCCTGACCAAAAACCGGAAAAAAATCTTTTCATTTGAGAATACCTCCTATCGGTTATGATGCTACATAGCGAGGAATCCTCAGATATGTAGCAGCGGGATGCAATGTTTGTACCGCAAACTAGGGAACCACTGATTCATTCACACTGCGCGTCCTGACGGATCTTTTTCCGTCTGGCTGCGTCAGCAAAAACTTGAAATAGCTGAGCTATTCCTACGGTTTTACTTTCTTGCCAGGCAAAAAAATCTCTCGCCTGGCCAACCGGTTCATTTCATCAGTAGTCCTGTACGTTTTTCGTTCAGCGACAACTCCCCGTTCAACTGACACTTAACGCACAAACATTTACTCTGCTGTTTGATAATTAGTTTATTAAATTATAAGGGACAAAGGAAAAAAGGGCAATTGTTCCAGGTGAACGAGCTGGACAATCAAAACCACGCCGAAGGGGGACATTATGATGACAGGGAAGAATTACGATATAAAGAATGAGTAGTTTTTTGAGAAACAATCATCTCTTGTGACAACTAGGGCGTGTCTTCAAACTAACGGAATGATCCATGGCGAGTGATTTTTGCGCCAGACGAATTATACCCTAAAGGGCACGTGAAATTTTGAAGGAATAGCGGCCCCTATTTCAAAAAATTTTAAGGAAGTATGGCACAAAAAGCACCGTCAGGGAACGTTTCGGATAATTTGAAGACACGCCCTAAGGTGGAAGGGTGAATAATAGAGATAGCTTGGAGGCGATTAGATATGGAACCGGGGAAATATGAAAAGGCCGGGAAGGAGCTGGGGCGGTTGGTGGATGAGAAACAGGCAGCCTATGGTGATGCGATTACGGCGGTAGAACAGATGATGCTGGTGCTCTATCCTGACGGGGTAAAACCGGAGCAATACCGGGACATGCTGCTTTTGGTTCGCACGATGGACAAGCAGTGCCGGATCGCCAAGGGAGATAAGACGGCTTTCGGGGAAAGTCCCTGGCTGGACATTGCCGGGTATGGGCTGCTGGGGGCGGGACACGGCAATAAACAAGAAAAATAGCACTTCTTGGGCAAAAGAAAAGGAAAACTAAAAGCTAATCCTTGATAATGAAATAAGGATACACATTCGATCAGAGACAGACTGCTGTTTTACGGCACGCGTTACGCCGGAGTCTTTTCCTCCTGCTGTGTGCTTTCCTTGCGAGGCGTAAAATTTCTCGCTGTGCTCAGGCATTCGTTACAGCAGTAGTTCACGGGCGGTTGTGGCTATTCTCAGGCTTTTCACAGGGAGGTGACTATGCGTGAAATCGACAAAATGGATTGTGCCGCTATGCTGCCTTGCCTTGTGGCTGGTAGGTGTGTTTCCGGCTGTCGGACATGCGGCAGTAAAGGAAATTATTGCTGAAGGGAACTATTCCATGGGCGACGGGGAAACACCGGCAACGGCAGAGGAACGGGCGCTCCTTGATGCCAAACGTACGGCTTTGGAAGAGGCCGGGACGTATGTGCAAAGCTATTCGGCCACGCAAAACTATCAGTTGACGGCAGACGAGGTGCAGGTCGTTGCCGCCGGAATTATGGAAGTTTCCGTATTGGAGAAAAAACGCACGCTAGAGGGTAATGCTATCCATTTCTGGGTAAAAATCAGGGCGGTTATTACGACCGATAATATTGAGAGCATGGCCGGCAAGCTGAAAAGCATGTCGATGGCGGAGGACTATCAGAAATTGCAGCAGGATTATGCCCAAAGCCAGCAGGAAGTGGCCGACTTGAAGCGGCAGATTGGCCAGGCAAATAATGAAACGGAGAAACAGCAGCTGCAAAATAGGATTGCCCAAAATGAAAATGAATTCCAGGCCAATCTGCGTTTCGAACTGGGTGATCAAAAAATGGCTGGTCACCAGTATGACGAAGCAATCGCCGCCTATACGGAAGCGATTGCCCTGAATCCCCAGTTTGGACAGGCCTATTTGCGACGGGAGATCGCCTTCTTCTATAGGGACAAGTATCGCAGTGCGTTGCAGGACTTTGATGCGGCGTTGAATATAGACGGCCATTTGACCCTGGCCTATTTTGAGAAAGGTCAGGTTTATGAGCGAATGGGCTATCGCCGGCGCGCCATAGAGGCCTATCGGGATTTTCTGGCCCGGGCAACGCCGGACCAGCAGGAATATATAGTCATTGCCAAACGAAACTTGCGCCGTTTGGAGGAAACAGACGAAGCGATCAATCTTTTTACCGCCTGGGTTTACGGACCTGATATGCCGTACCGGCCGGGAGGGCCGTCGGACAGATGGCACGAGGGGGGCCGTGAACGTCGAAGCGGACGGTATTGATCTACGGATAAGGCTGGGTATTTTAAGATTAGAAAAACGGGAAGGGGAGCGAAATATGAGAAAGTTAGGATATGTTATATTGGCCGTTTGGCTGGTTTTGGGACTTACACCGGTAGCAGCGGCAGGCAATGATTTTACGGGAGCGGGCGGGACGGAAATCCGCGGGCAGGTTGATGCCTGGAAAGACGGCGTTATTGAGGCAACAGGCACCGGAGTTTCGCCAAGTTCAGCAGGCAATGCAGCACAGGCCAGTGCGATGGCCCGGCGGGCTGCTATTGTTGATGGCTATAGAAATTTATTGGAAAAAGTCGGTGAAGTCCGGGTGGAAGCGGCGACGACGGTAAGAAA contains:
- a CDS encoding HD-GYP domain-containing protein yields the protein MNNFYDSSSEILTAQTDLYDEKGILLIAKGMSVTRKVFEKLQTRNVVRPSKVLPADIQADSILTGPEKSEYQIDQIFTDDDVVSLATRITQQAVDTMKSNSHLQTRMREFVLNQAWVYDHSLNVAQLSTQVALKLTMPADEVFMVSLGALLHDIGRTITENATTSFVLNNDDLVGSSVKHHPVIGSNLLRKAGLPESVCLVALQHHERFSGRGYPRGLAHEETHPHAQIVMLADSFEALTTRRFKNKTLSIAEGLDIVERGRGTNFNPDILDALTGLFQDQI
- a CDS encoding nitroreductase family protein, which codes for MINSVEMRRSIRKYKDKAVPNESIIQIMENARLAPSGSNTQPWHFIVVKEEVTKQKIAEISHNQKWMLSAPVFIVCIADIRSRIKEEVELRLDENSPEEEVKQIIRDTSIEQW
- a CDS encoding M48 family metallopeptidase; this translates as MWHQMLKRLSSIFLAAFFIFQVTIPAEAASFGQTLFYGTVAFAYMNNQLNSLNDHHQEDLLKQTQKQTGVYENDEMDTYVRNIARHLMSNGLIRNHYAVYITPDKKFNAFCTLGRVIAVNRGTVETLNEDELAAVLGHEMSHGEHKDPVEGTKKVMGLGLMVDLYLKDNSNLTSEVLGIAAANYVTNEVITMQEEWNADNSGFDNAVAAGYNPGGGAAAMVKLRAQLGELWHEGLGRVVSPNNHPRTSDRIKNFAKRLTDYSGGHISVRNDKTVQINGQDVLTPVKTDQLTAEERAYLIAGNLARVYHKNDLATAYEGDGGAIYIGDQLIMTPTADDLEKQDLIDKINQKIGK
- a CDS encoding folate family ECF transporter S component, giving the protein MKRFFSGFWSGYTITELIISAVFIALIIILTHILAIQTPFVRISLSFLPVAVFAMRFGPLKAAITAAAADILGCLIFTPGLYFPGFTLSAFLSGLFYGLALYRTRLSLLRIIVAAMAVFFFIDLGLNTLWLTILYQKAASTILGSRLIKALLMLPIQVSLTYLFTTRLTKLYSKKNFRNQTAGKL
- a CDS encoding tetratricopeptide repeat protein; translation: MKSTKWIVPLCCLALWLVGVFPAVGHAAVKEIIAEGNYSMGDGETPATAEERALLDAKRTALEEAGTYVQSYSATQNYQLTADEVQVVAAGIMEVSVLEKKRTLEGNAIHFWVKIRAVITTDNIESMAGKLKSMSMAEDYQKLQQDYAQSQQEVADLKRQIGQANNETEKQQLQNRIAQNENEFQANLRFELGDQKMAGHQYDEAIAAYTEAIALNPQFGQAYLRREIAFFYRDKYRSALQDFDAALNIDGHLTLAYFEKGQVYERMGYRRRAIEAYRDFLARATPDQQEYIVIAKRNLRRLEETDEAINLFTAWVYGPDMPYRPGGPSDRWHEGGRERRSGRY